A window from Salvia miltiorrhiza cultivar Shanhuang (shh) chromosome 2, IMPLAD_Smil_shh, whole genome shotgun sequence encodes these proteins:
- the LOC131007663 gene encoding G-type lectin S-receptor-like serine/threonine-protein kinase At4g27290, with protein MALFLFTTILCSLLQSIPFQSSTVGAVDDHILFPNLTLVLGQTLISQNQIFEMGFFSPGKSSNRFLGIWYKSTPQVVVWVANRNHPITASQPPLFMISGNGSLVISSGKSIIWSASSSEVASNPFLELLDSGNLVLVDKTRTVWQSFDYPTDTMLPGMILVDDVHAGVERNLTSWTSPDDPSPGDFVHKIQNRGLADLVTLRGESKRYRLGQWNGQYYGGGQRFPSAIYKPELIFRQEKLISVGEPYDSSLLVRTILDTSGTLLRHTMNARKDKWNLAITFPQESCDEYGSCGPNSICRSDRPVRCQCFKGFAPKFQKDWDLQDWSGGCTRTKPLNCEGGDGFQEIRGVKYPDMLRFWLNTSMSLGECKAECFKNCSCTAYANPFITNGGSGCLMWFGDLMDTKGLSAADSKQNIYIRVPLSELDFSTSVEEEENKRPTKFILVSIASGVLVSAIINGGVLFMSTRKRQAVKRNNEDLELPVIKMATIVQATNSFSVENMIGVGGFGPVYKGNMPSGEEIAVKRLSRSSRQGLEEFRNEVMVIAKLQHRNLVRLLGCCIEEEERMLIYEYLQNRSLDLFVFDHSGRTLLTWPKRYDIIMGIARGLLYLHHDSRLKIIHRDLKTSNILLDGPLTPKISDFGLARIFEEDQSLARTKRVIGTFGYMAPEYAMDGKFSVKSDIFSLGVVLLEIISGKKNRGYGESDHYLNLLGHAWLLWKENKILELMDECLNDTFEECEVKRCMQVGLLCVQKFAEDRPNMSSVVSMLGSEGAVLAEPKEPGFFMERSSSPLGSSASPSYIESENETITITELEAR; from the exons ATGGCGCTCTTCCTTTTCACTACAATCCTCTGCTCCCTGCTACAATCCATCCCCTTTCAAAGTTCAACTGTTGGAGCAGTTGATGATCACATACTTTTCCCAAATCTAACACTTGTTCTTGGGCAGACTCTCATTTCTCAAAACCAAATTTTTGAAATGGGTTTCTTCTCGCCTGGAAAATCTTCAAACAGATTCTTGGGAATATGGTACAAGAGCACACCACAAGTTGTAGTCTGGGTTGCAAACAGAAACCATCCCATCACTGCCTCACAACCGCCACTTTTCATGATTTCCGGAAATGGAAGTCTTGTCATTAGCAGTGGCAAAAGCATTATCTGGTCGGCTAGTTCATCAGAGGTGGCATCAAATCCATTTTTAGAGCTGCTTGATTCTGGAAACTTGGTTCTTGTAGACAAGACGAGAACGGTATGGCAGAGTTTTGATTACCCAACTGACACCATGTTACCTGGAATGATATTGGTGGATGATGTTCATGCTGGTGTGGAAAGGAATTTGACATCATGGACAAGTCCAGACGATCCATCTCCTGGTGATTTTGTTCACAAGATCCAAAACCGGGGCTTGGCTGATTTGGTAACTCTCAGAGGGGAAAGCAAAAGATACCGACTTGGACAGTGGAATGGGCAATACTATGGCGGTGGCCAACGCTTTCCGAGTGCCATTTACAAACCAGAGTTAATTTTCAGACAGGAGAAGTTGATATCCGTAGGAGAGCCCTACGACAGCTCACTTCTGGTAAGAACTATTTTGGACACATCTGGTACACTCCTGCGTCATACCATGAACGCCAGAAAAGACAAGTGGAATCTTGCCATCACATTTCCTCAAGAATCGTGCGATGAGTATGGCAGTTGTGGTCCTAACAGTATCTGCAGATCCGACAGGCCAGTTAGATGCCAGTGTTTTAAGGGTTTCGCCCCAAAGTTCCAAAAGGATTGGGACCTTCAAGATTGGTCGGGCGGATGTACTAGAACTAAACCGTTGAATTGTGAGGGTGGAGATGGATTTCAAGAGATTAGAGGGGTGAAGTATCCTGATATGTTGAGATTTTGGTTAAATACAAGCATGAGCCTCGGTGAGTGCAAAGCTGAGTGCTTCAAAAACTGTAGTTGCACTGCATATGCTAATCCGTTCATTACAAACGGAGGCAGCGGCTGCTTGATGTGGTTTGGTGATCTCATGGATACCAAAGGACTTTCTGCAGCAGATAGTAAGCAGAACATCTATATCCGTGTGCCACTTTCTGAACTAG ATTTTAGCACAAGTGTAGAGGAGGAGGAGAATAAAAGGCCTACTAAATTCATACTGGTATCAATTGCTTCTGGTGTTCTTGTCTCAGCCATTATCAATGGAGGTGTACTTTTTATGTCAACACGAAAGAGGCAAG CTGTAAAAAGGAATAACGAGGATCTAGAATTACCTGTGATTAAAATGGCAACGATTGTGCAAGCAACAAATAGTTTCTCTGTGGAAAACATGATTGGAGTTGGAGGTTTTGGTCCTGTTTATAAG GGGAACATGCCCTCAGGAGAAGAAATAGCAGTCAAAAGATTGTCGAGATCTTCACGACAGGGTCTTGAAGAGTTCAGAAATGAAGTTATGGTAATTGCAAAACTTCAACATAGAAACCTTGTCAGACTTTTAGGATGTTGCATTGAAGAAGAGGAAAGGATGCTGATCTATGAATACCTACAGAACAGAAGTCTTGATCTCTTTGTTTTTG ATCACAGTGGGAGAACACTATTGACATGGCCTAAGCGTTATGACATTATCATGGGAATTGCAAGGGGACTGCTATATCTCCATCATGATTCCAGATTAAAGATTATTCACAGGGATCTCAAAACGAGCAATATTTTACTAGATGGACCTTTAACTCCAAAAATATCAGACTTCGGCTTAGCAAGAATATTTGAAGAGGATCAATCTCTTGCTAGAACAAAAAGAGTCATTGGGACATT TGGATATATGGCTCCCGAATATGCAATGGATGGAAAATTCTCGGTGAAATCTGACATCTTCAGTCTTGGAGTGGTTTTGTTGGAGATAATTAGCGGCAAAAAGAACAGAGGATATGGAGAATCAGATCACTATCTTAACCTCTTGGGCCAT GCATGGTTGCTATGGAAAGAGAACAAGATTCTGGAGTTGATGGATGAATGTTTGAATGATACATTTGAGGAGTGTGAAGTGAAGAGATGCATGCAAGTGGGATTATTATGTGTTCAGAAATTTGCAGAAGATAGGCCAAACATGTCATCAGTGGTTTCAATGTTAGGAAGTGAAGGAGCAGTTTTGGCAGAACCAAAAGAGCCTGGCTTTTTCATGGAAAGAAGTTCGAGCCCGTTGGGCAGTAGTGCATCACCGTCGTATATTGAGTCAGAGAATGAAACAATCACAATTACTGAATTAGAAGCCAGATGA